The proteins below are encoded in one region of Triticum aestivum cultivar Chinese Spring chromosome 1B, IWGSC CS RefSeq v2.1, whole genome shotgun sequence:
- the LOC123137591 gene encoding uncharacterized protein isoform X2 yields the protein MSARAGPDPGAAEASVAWPDLRGRLERAGALAAELAAAAEERAHLARRLEAALEVRRESVRQGAALDELRRRLERRRARADELLVASRRAAEGVERRREQMQAQIERVLPLSRALASAHRQVQEAKELKSTEKARLGDLQRLLRTRQQSMVAQVAALYPVRVFRELPVAENHHSRTNGECRTPSEENGALPQENGNGTHLLSVIKSPHVGPLTFFGWQIGKPRTKQRTYSHKELQRSAAVLGYAAHAVLLIASYLDIPLRYPLRFGGSRSYVGDRLPSAEASSVGSTKHRSVGNADSKLTDYPLFLEFQDDSTKASYAIYLLQKFPKQTKADVHISNDGWLGYGAALELHRSREFWEECIR from the exons ATGAGCGCCAGGGCCGGGCCGGATCCGGGCGCCGCCGAAGCCTCCGTCGCGTGGCCGGACCTCCGCGGCCGCCTCGAGCgggccggcgccctcgccgccgagCTCGCGGCCGCGGCGGAGGAACGGGCGCACCTGGCGCGCCGCCTCGAGGCCGCGCTCGAG GTGAGGAGGGAGTCGGTGCGGCAGGGCGCGGCGctggacgagctgaggcggcggctcgagcggcggcgggcgcgcgcggACGAGCTCCTCGTCGCCAGCCGGAGGGCCGCCGAGGGCGTCGAGCGGCGCAGGGAGCAGATGCAGGCGCAGATCGAGCGGGTGCTGCCGCTCTCCAGGGCCCTCGCCTCCGCGCACCGGCAAGTGCAG GAAGCCAAAGAGTTGAAATCCACCGAGAAGGCGCGGCTTGGGGATCTGCAGAGGCTGCTCAGGACGAGGCAGCAGTCCATGGTAGCCCAGGTCGCCGCCCTGTACCCTGTGAGGGTCTTCCGTGAGCTGCCGGTTGCAGAGAACCACCATTCCCGTACCAATG GAGAGTGTCGAACACCTTCGGAAGAGAATGGGGCACTTCCACAAGAAAATGGAAATGGAACACATTTGCTCAGCGTTATCAAATCTCCGCATGTTGGCCCCTTGACATTTTTTGGTTGGCAAATTGGAAAGCCCAGGACAAAGCAGCGGACTTACAGCCATAAGGAGCTTCAAAGGTCAGCAGCTGTGCTTGGATATGCAGCGCAT GCAGTCTTGCTTATTGCCTCATATCTTGACATTCCCCTCCGATATCCTCTGCGCTTTGGAGGATCACGATCTTATGTCGGTGATCGTTTGCCTTCAGCTGAAGCATCATCCGTGGGTTCAACGAAACATCGAAGCGTCGGCAACGCCGACTCAAAGCTAACAGATTATCCCCTTTTCTTGGAATTCCAAGATGATTCAACAAAGGCATCCTACGCCATTTACTTGTTGCAAAAG TTTCCCAAGCAAACTAAGGCTGATGTTCACATTTCCAATGATGGGTGGTTAGGATACGGAGCAGCTCTTGAACTACATCGGAGCAGAGAGTTCTGGGAGGAATGCATTCGGTAA
- the LOC123137591 gene encoding UV radiation resistance-associated gene protein isoform X1, whose translation MSARAGPDPGAAEASVAWPDLRGRLERAGALAAELAAAAEERAHLARRLEAALEVRRESVRQGAALDELRRRLERRRARADELLVASRRAAEGVERRREQMQAQIERVLPLSRALASAHRQVQEAKELKSTEKARLGDLQRLLRTRQQSMVAQVAALYPVRVFRELPVAENHHSRTNGECRTPSEENGALPQENGNGTHLLSVIKSPHVGPLTFFGWQIGKPRTKQRTYSHKELQRSAAVLGYAAHAVLLIASYLDIPLRYPLRFGGSRSYVGDRLPSAEASSVGSTKHRSVGNADSKLTDYPLFLEFQDDSTKASYAIYLLQKDTEQLLNYIGAESSGRNAFGNLRELIRIIQSDEYLYI comes from the exons ATGAGCGCCAGGGCCGGGCCGGATCCGGGCGCCGCCGAAGCCTCCGTCGCGTGGCCGGACCTCCGCGGCCGCCTCGAGCgggccggcgccctcgccgccgagCTCGCGGCCGCGGCGGAGGAACGGGCGCACCTGGCGCGCCGCCTCGAGGCCGCGCTCGAG GTGAGGAGGGAGTCGGTGCGGCAGGGCGCGGCGctggacgagctgaggcggcggctcgagcggcggcgggcgcgcgcggACGAGCTCCTCGTCGCCAGCCGGAGGGCCGCCGAGGGCGTCGAGCGGCGCAGGGAGCAGATGCAGGCGCAGATCGAGCGGGTGCTGCCGCTCTCCAGGGCCCTCGCCTCCGCGCACCGGCAAGTGCAG GAAGCCAAAGAGTTGAAATCCACCGAGAAGGCGCGGCTTGGGGATCTGCAGAGGCTGCTCAGGACGAGGCAGCAGTCCATGGTAGCCCAGGTCGCCGCCCTGTACCCTGTGAGGGTCTTCCGTGAGCTGCCGGTTGCAGAGAACCACCATTCCCGTACCAATG GAGAGTGTCGAACACCTTCGGAAGAGAATGGGGCACTTCCACAAGAAAATGGAAATGGAACACATTTGCTCAGCGTTATCAAATCTCCGCATGTTGGCCCCTTGACATTTTTTGGTTGGCAAATTGGAAAGCCCAGGACAAAGCAGCGGACTTACAGCCATAAGGAGCTTCAAAGGTCAGCAGCTGTGCTTGGATATGCAGCGCAT GCAGTCTTGCTTATTGCCTCATATCTTGACATTCCCCTCCGATATCCTCTGCGCTTTGGAGGATCACGATCTTATGTCGGTGATCGTTTGCCTTCAGCTGAAGCATCATCCGTGGGTTCAACGAAACATCGAAGCGTCGGCAACGCCGACTCAAAGCTAACAGATTATCCCCTTTTCTTGGAATTCCAAGATGATTCAACAAAGGCATCCTACGCCATTTACTTGTTGCAAAAG GATACGGAGCAGCTCTTGAACTACATCGGAGCAGAGAGTTCTGGGAGGAATGCATTCGGTAATCTGCGGGAGCTTATTAGGATTATACAGTCAGATGAGTATTTGTACATATGA
- the LOC123137575 gene encoding uncharacterized protein yields MGVQAKHDTLGIKKVLKCSIRIGYRCASEHWALFSLALLLYLLYRSSPGLFAFILSSSPVIICATLLLGILLSYGSTHLPESVEDRKTGTDCSAPKFGCFSRNAHFEAQQGFSVPAVKENKVGFKCWEFRNPSFGKERDENVPLLKGSVDQGDERVYAHDRLAEVFTSIPSVVTLQQEVGLEEFMKTKHERESKDPFCSNDKSTEYASLFEDADQKRVDEKEATFGLCPSSRNDGENGEAVAKENQDRVVTDSQSDNVREASEDEPAKKQAGTCKWGRAFSVRQRKKLDGIKIEAINVDFSSQIDSALVSPCATVSDHDVSSGFDSGKPESSSSDITMVDVAPMLDDIDPPLGNDDSFKLESSSCVITMADVAPVLDEIDPPLCNEFPSPDPIGNDDSGCGSNFCCQDSEMDSGNNNKADTSKAGNDAKDGEVNKDDGGNQPEFLGTADEDKNAMDLGYSEVERSRRLEFMMAKRRSRKNIIFDLDGNDACQSADRFSRFRMQVQPISVSRRSPFDLASDPDEAAIPGSAPSIMHRRNNLFEPPSGQSDDSSVSAHDNLDSQEIITGSRRDMIFKRHDTFNFGGQERQRSRFKPCFVLDAMDIQEEMGSFQRQFSDKSVSKLSAVSECDTLSSVADQEESKNLVKKDFQRWFSDKSMSRLSVVSESDTLSLAADQEECNDLIKKDFQRWFSDKSMSRLSVVSGSDALSLVADQEERSDFNKDFLWYFQRQFSDKSMSKVTIVSESDALSLVADQEERADFNKDFLWYFQRQFSDKSVSKQSVVTESDIISSVADQEDRSDLVEKDVLLGDTSPELPRQESDLGSAGREMPGHG; encoded by the coding sequence ATGGGTGTTCAGGCCAAGCATGATACATTAGGCATCAAGAAAGTTTTGAAGTGCTCTATCAGAATAGGCTATAGATGTGCCTCTGAACACTGGGCTCTCTTCAGTCTAGCCCTACTGCTCTACCTGCTGTACAGATCTTCACCGGGTCTCTTCGCTTTCATTCTATCCTCGTCCCCTGTAATTATAtgtgccacccttcttcttggcaTACTGCTAAGTTACGGGAGCACACATCTTCCTGAGTCCGTTGAAGACCGGAAGACTGGCACAGATTGCTCTGCTCCCAAGTTTGGATGTTTTTCCAGAAATGCTCATTTTGAAGCACAACAGGGATTTTCTGTGCCTGCAGTTAAGGAGAACAAAGTTGGCTTCAAATGTTGGGAATTCAGAAACCCAAGTTTTGGCAAGGAGAGGGATGagaatgttcctcttttgaagggATCAGTCGATCAAGGAGATGAGAGAGTTTATGCACATGATAGACTCGCTGAGGTGTTCACTTCTATTCCTTCTGTGGTGACACTGCAGCAAGAGGTTGGTTTGGAGGAATTCATGAAGACTAAACATGAACGGGAGTCCAAAGATCCATTTTGCAGCAATGATAAGAGTACTGAGTATGCTAGCTTGTTTGAGGATGCTGACCAAAAAAGAGTTGATGAGAAGGAGGCAACATTTGGATTATGCCCTTCCAGTAGGAATGATGGGGAAAATGGTGAAGCAGTGGCAAAGGAAAATCAAGATAGAGTGGTAACAGATTCACAAAGTGATAATGTGAGAGAGGCTTCAGAAGATGAACCAGCTAAAAAACAGGCCGGTACTTGCAAATGGGGCCGTGCTTTTTCCGTCCGTCAGAGGAAGAAGCTTGATGGCATAAAGATTGAGGCTATCAATGTTGATTTCAGCAGCCAAATAGACTCTGCTCTAGTTTCACCATGTGCAACAGTTAGCGACCATGATGTTTCGTCCGGTTTTGATTCTGGTAAGCCGGAGAGTTCCTCTTCTGATATCACTATGGTTGATGTTGCTCCAATGCTCGATGATATTGATCCTCCTTTAGGCAATGATGATTCTTTTAAGCTAGAGAGTTCCTCTTGTGTTATCACTATGGCTGATGTTGCTCCAGTGCTTGATGAGATTGATCCTCCTTTATGCAATGAATTCCCGAGCCCTGATCCCATTGGCAATGATGATTCTGGCTGCGGTTCCAATTTCTGCTGTCAGGATTCTGAAATGGACAGTGGTAACAACAACAAGGCTGACACTAGTAAAGCTGGAAATGATGCCAAGGACGGAGAGGTGAACAAGGATGATGGTGGGAACCAACCTGAATTTCTTGGGACAGCAGACGAAGATAAGAATGCCATGGATCTTGGGTACTCTGAGGTGGAAAGGAGTCGTAGATTGGAGTTCATGATGGCTAAGAGAAGATCAAGGAAGAACATAATATTTGATCTTGATGGAAATGATGCTTGTCAGAGTGCAGATAGATTTTCACGTTTCCGTATGCAAGTTCAGCCTATTTCAGTATCAAGGAGAAGCCCTTTTGACCTTGCTTCTGATCCTGACGAGGCAGCCATTCCTGGCTCGGCTCCGTCAATCATGCATCGGCGAAATAACCTGTTTGAACCCCCTTCTGGACAATCAGATGATAGCAGTGTATCTGCACATGATAACTTGGACTCTCAAGAAATCATAACAGGCTCCCGCCGAGACATGATCTTCAAGAGACATGATACCTTCAACTTTGGCGGCCAAGAGAGACAACGTTCTAGATTTAAGCCATGTTTCGTGCTGGATGCAATGGATATTCAGGAAGAGATGGGCAGTTTCCAGAGGCAGTTCAGTGACAAGAGTGTGTCAAAACTAAGTGCTGTATCTGAGTGTGATACCCTTTCTTCGGTTGCTGATCAAGAGGAAAGCAAGAACCTCGTCAAAAAGGATTTCCAGAGGTGGTTCAGTGACAAGAGCATGTCAAGACTGAGCGTTGTTTCTGAGTCTGACACCCTTTCTTTGGCCGCCGATCAAGAGGAATGCAACGACCTCATCAAAAAGGATTTCCAGAGGTGGTTCAGTGACAAGAGCATGTCGAGACTGAGCGTTGTTTCTGGATCTGACGCCCTCTCTTTGGTCGCTGATCAAGAGGAACGCAGCGACTTCAATAAGGACTTCCTCTGGTATTTCCAGAGGCAGTTCAGTGACAAGAGCATGTCGAAAGTAACCATTGTTTCTGAATCCGATGCCCTTTCTTTGGTCGCCGATCAGGAGGAACGCGCCGACTTCAATAAGGATTTCCTTTGGTACTTCCAGAGGCAGTTCAGCGACAAGAGCGTGTCGAAGCAGAGCGTCGTTACTGAATCTGATATCATTTCGTCGGTCGCCGATCAAGAGGACCGCAGCGACCTCGTCGAGAAGGATGTCCTTTTGGGGGACACGTCGCCGGAGCTGCCAAGGCAGGAAAGTGATCTTGGAAGTGCTGGAAGGGAAATGCCCGGACACGGTTGA